From the Lolium rigidum isolate FL_2022 chromosome 2, APGP_CSIRO_Lrig_0.1, whole genome shotgun sequence genome, one window contains:
- the LOC124686906 gene encoding F-box protein At4g22280-like: MWPSSRLVSLGGEDSALPPTMRHGLAPDTLSPAMNLVLNFLYAYLPQPPISTAVSLRCAADDNNSADRVSSLPDDLLRHVVSLLPAKDGARTTALSSRWRHLWRSTPLVLVDTHLLPGGDAELRPARACAASRAVTNAVSAVLESHPGPFPFVSLTCSFMDLADRRQLARWFQLLATKGVDDLVFLNRPWPLPGLPLPSAIFSCASLRRLCIGTWVFPDTATVPRGAAFPNLREILLGCTIMQDKDLEFVLAVSPVLEMLAVVGSQTQLHARLASRSLRCAQFCLSILEEVAVVDAPSLERLFLWRNFSQRRRRVSKFSTILKIAHAPKLLILGYLEPGVHMLQIGNTIIKAGTKASTRTTVSSVQMLALHLQFEVYDQVKMLPSFLRCFPSIDTLIVESEETLEPSSNLGLKFWKDTIPIDCVKSHLKIVYLREMQGTKNEFDFLMFIAENAQKLEKMFIVLKNVLSYTSREAVAAKLNALDSANWASGSCKTLFKFSRTHGGGSAWNLKTGSDFSCPDPFCCV; this comes from the exons ATGTGGCCAAGCTCCCGCCTCGTCTCTCTCGGCGGGGAGGATTCGGCGCTGCCCCCGACGATGCGGCACGGCCTGGCTCCGGACACGCTCAGCCCCGCCATGAACCTCGTCCTCAACTTCCTCTACGCCTACCTCCCCCAACcccccatctccaccgccgtctccctccGCTGCGCCGCCGACGACAACAACAGCGCCGACCGGGTCAGCAGCCTCCCCGACGACCTCCTCCGCCACGTGGTCTCCCTTCTCCCCGCCAAGGACGGCGCCCGCACCACCGCGCTCTCCTCACGCTGGCGCCACCTCTGGCGCTCCACCCCGCTCGTCCTCGTCGACACCCACCTCCTCCCGGGGGGCGACGCGGAGCTTCGGCCCGCCCGCGCCTGCGCAGCCTCGCGTGCCGTCACCAACGCCGTCTCCGCCGTCCTCGAGTCACATCCCGGGCCCTTCCCCTTCGTCAGCCTCACCTGCAGCTTCATGgacctcgccgaccgccgccagCTCGCGCGCTGGTTCCAGCTCCTCGCCACCAAGGGCGTCGACGACCTCGTCTTCCTCAACCGCCCCTGGCCCCTCCCCGGCCTGCCCCTCCCTTCCGCAATCTTCAGCTGCGCCTCCCTCCGCCGGCTCTGCATCGGCACCTGGGTGTTTCCTGACACTGCCACCGTCCCGCGCGGCGCTGCCTTCCCCAACCTTCGTGAGATCCTCCTCGGCTGCACCATCATGCAGGACAAGGACCTGGAGTTCGTGCTTGCCGTGAGCCCCGTGCTGGAGATGCTCGCGGTCGTCGGAAGCCAGACCCAGCTGCACGCTCGTCTCGCCAGCCGCAGCCTAAGGTGCGCGCAGTTCTGCTTGTCCATCCTCGAGGAAGTCGCCGTGGTGGATGCCCCCAGCCTCGAGAGGCTCTTCCTCTGGAGAAATTTTAGCCAGCGCCGACGTCGCGTCAGCAAATTCAGCACCATACTCAAGATTGCCCATGCCCCTAAGCTGCTTATTCTCGGATACCTGGAACCAGGAGTGCACATGCTGCAGATCGGCAACACCATCATCAAG GCTGGAACAAAGGCAAGCACACGCACCACTGTCTCAAGCGTCCAGATGTTGGCCTTGCACCTGCAGTTCGAAGTCTACGATCAAGTCAAGATGCTTCCTAGTTTCCTCAGATGCTTTCCTAGCATCGATACACTGATTGTCGAG TCTGAAGAAACTCTTGAACCCAGTAGCAACCTTGGTCTCAAATTCTGGAAGGACACAATTCCTATTGACTGTGTCAAGTCGCACCTCAAAATTGTGTATCTCCGCGAGATGCAAGGGACAAAGAATGAGTTTGATTTCCTCATGTTCATCGCGGAGAATGCACAGAAATTGGAGAAGATGTTCATTGTGTTAAAAAATGTCCTAAGTTACACTTCAAGGGAAGCGGTGGCTGCCAAACTGAACGCTCTTGACTCTGCTAATTGGGCTAGCGGGTCCTGCAAAACACTATTCAAGTTCAGTAGAACTCATGGAGGAGGTAGTGCTTGGAACCTCAAAACGGGATCAGATTTCTCTTGTCCTGATCCTTTTTGCTGCGTATGA